In Bacteroidota bacterium, a single genomic region encodes these proteins:
- a CDS encoding glycosyltransferase family 2 protein, with protein sequence MFKNKKVAIVLPAYNAALTLEKTYKEIPFNLVDEVILVDDNSKDNTVEVASKIGIKHIIRHQKNTGYGGNQKSCYTKALELNADIVVMLHPDYQYTPMLLEAMISIIGNDLYPVVFGSRILGKGALKGGMPMYKYIANRFLTFTQNVLMNQKLSEYHTGYRAFSKEVLQKIKFQQNSDDFVFDNEMIAQIFYAGFEIAEVTCPTKYFDEASSINFARSSKYGLGVLRVSFLYFFKKMGIYNWKLLTK encoded by the coding sequence ATGTTTAAAAATAAAAAAGTGGCCATCGTTTTACCCGCTTACAATGCTGCTTTAACACTCGAAAAAACCTATAAAGAAATTCCATTTAATTTGGTGGATGAAGTAATTCTTGTGGATGATAACAGCAAGGATAACACAGTAGAAGTTGCCTCAAAAATTGGAATTAAACACATTATCCGTCATCAAAAAAATACCGGCTACGGCGGAAATCAAAAATCCTGTTATACAAAAGCACTTGAGCTAAATGCAGATATTGTAGTGATGTTGCACCCCGATTATCAGTATACTCCTATGCTGTTAGAAGCCATGATATCGATTATTGGGAATGATTTGTATCCGGTGGTTTTTGGTTCAAGAATATTAGGAAAAGGAGCATTAAAAGGAGGTATGCCAATGTATAAATACATCGCAAACCGATTTCTAACTTTTACTCAAAATGTGCTGATGAACCAAAAGCTTTCTGAATACCATACGGGATATCGCGCTTTCTCAAAAGAAGTACTTCAAAAAATTAAGTTCCAACAAAACTCCGATGATTTTGTATTCGACAATGAAATGATTGCTCAAATTTTTTATGCCGGTTTCGAAATTGCTGAAGTAACTTGTCCTACGAAATATTTTGACGAAGCTTCCAGTATTAATTTTGCACGAAGTTCAAAATATGGTTTAGGGGTGCTGAGGGTATCCTTTTTGTATTTCTTCAAAAAAATGGGCATCTATAATTGGAAGTTACTGACTAAATAA
- a CDS encoding ABC transporter permease subunit, which produces MLHLIQIEVFKIFKRSRSYIGFIAIAAIVLVIELALYLDGQHFLDMAVQNLKDTFSFDGNLLNGYLAVFIILNSLWIHIPFLIALVAGDLLAGEAASGTFKLLLTRPISRFQLVLAKFTAGLIYTLSLILFMAVLSVGLGVFLFGKGDLMVVQNTIYIFSQEDVGWRIASAFAFSILSMTTVAALAFLFSAFADNSIGPIIGTMAVIIALFIFTSIDLSIFRAIKPYLFTNYLGAWRLFFEEPLNSIKITRASLVLSFHILLFFSITAFHFNRKDILT; this is translated from the coding sequence ATGCTCCACTTAATTCAAATAGAAGTATTTAAAATATTTAAACGAAGCCGCTCTTACATTGGTTTTATTGCCATTGCTGCAATTGTGTTGGTGATTGAGTTAGCCTTATATTTAGATGGACAGCATTTTTTAGACATGGCTGTTCAAAACCTAAAAGACACTTTTTCATTCGATGGAAATTTGCTGAACGGTTACTTGGCAGTCTTTATTATTTTAAATAGCCTTTGGATTCATATTCCGTTTTTAATTGCTTTAGTAGCGGGAGATTTATTAGCCGGTGAAGCGGCTTCCGGAACATTTAAATTATTGCTTACCCGACCCATTTCCCGCTTTCAATTAGTGCTTGCCAAATTTACAGCAGGATTAATTTATACCCTATCGCTCATCTTGTTTATGGCCGTTTTAAGTGTTGGTTTAGGAGTTTTTCTATTTGGGAAAGGTGATTTGATGGTAGTGCAAAACACCATCTACATTTTTTCGCAAGAAGATGTTGGCTGGCGCATTGCGAGTGCTTTTGCTTTTTCAATTCTCAGTATGACAACCGTTGCGGCATTGGCATTTTTGTTTTCGGCTTTTGCCGATAATTCCATTGGACCCATCATTGGCACTATGGCTGTTATAATTGCCTTGTTTATTTTTACTTCTATCGACTTAAGTATTTTTAGAGCCATTAAGCCCTATTTGTTTACCAATTACTTGGGTGCTTGGCGATTATTTTTTGAAGAACCTTTAAATTCTATCAAGATAACAAGAGCATCCCTTGTCCTGTCGTTTCACATCTTACTATTCTTTAGCATTACAGCCTTTCATTTTAATCGAAAGGACATTCTCACCTAA
- a CDS encoding glycosyltransferase produces MANEERDFDVFITELKKVFDRLQSGKAYLVVDNASKDRTLQLCQNLSREDNRFETVWAPENKNVVDAYIRGYREAYKNKHEFIIEMDAGMSHDPNSIPMFLRVLNEGNECAFGSRFMNGGSMGDSPFTRRTLSKMGTVLSNILLGTKLYDMTSGFQGFHAKVVGELLNYQLLSKAHFYQTEVRYLMRKKRFAEVPIHYQAPSPSVSQKAISNSISVLKYYFFQRLFSKPIAL; encoded by the coding sequence ATGGCCAACGAAGAAAGGGATTTTGATGTTTTTATCACCGAACTTAAAAAGGTTTTCGACCGCTTACAATCCGGCAAAGCTTATTTAGTGGTTGATAATGCTTCAAAAGACCGCACCTTACAATTGTGTCAGAATCTTTCGCGTGAGGATAATCGCTTCGAAACAGTATGGGCTCCCGAAAATAAAAATGTGGTGGATGCATACATACGCGGCTATCGTGAAGCCTATAAAAACAAACACGAATTCATTATTGAAATGGATGCTGGAATGAGCCACGACCCAAATTCTATTCCTATGTTTTTGAGGGTGTTGAACGAAGGCAACGAGTGTGCATTCGGAAGCCGCTTCATGAACGGGGGTTCCATGGGAGATTCACCTTTTACCCGCAGAACCCTCTCTAAAATGGGAACTGTTTTGTCTAACATTTTGTTGGGCACAAAACTATATGACATGACTTCCGGCTTTCAAGGATTTCATGCAAAGGTAGTTGGTGAATTATTGAATTATCAATTATTGTCCAAAGCACATTTTTATCAAACAGAAGTGCGCTACCTCATGCGTAAAAAGCGCTTTGCCGAAGTGCCCATACATTATCAAGCCCCTTCTCCAAGTGTATCACAAAAAGCTATTTCAAATTCAATTTCTGTTTTGAAATATTATTTCTTTCAACGCCTTTTTTCCAAACCAATTGCGCTCTAA
- a CDS encoding DUF288 domain-containing protein produces the protein MNSNCALIITSIATPDNKVLQTFAQDCPKHKVDFIVIGDKPSPINFKLEGCDFYGLEAQRNLDFSFAKLVPERHYSRKNIGYLQAIKRGAKMIIETDDDNFPREKFWNSRQPNHTVSALQNEDWVNVYKYFSSGYIWPRGYPLEQIQKEVPLLIDNPPKEVYCPIQQGLADENPDIDAVFRLTQPLPHSFDINAKVALGDKTWCPFNSQNTTFYSDAFPLLYLPSHCSFRMTDIWRSFVAQRICWENEWFVLFDEATVWQERNTHNLMRDFEDEIPGYLNNSKICKTLGDLKLRKGKEHIFENLVSCYQSLIDINVVGAAEMPLLQAWIEDLTKLS, from the coding sequence ATGAACTCCAACTGTGCCCTTATCATAACTTCCATTGCAACTCCCGATAATAAAGTATTGCAAACCTTCGCTCAAGATTGTCCTAAACACAAGGTTGATTTTATTGTTATTGGTGATAAGCCATCACCTATAAATTTTAAGTTGGAAGGATGCGATTTTTACGGATTAGAAGCTCAACGTAACTTGGATTTTAGTTTTGCTAAATTGGTTCCGGAACGGCATTACTCCCGCAAGAATATTGGTTATCTTCAAGCAATTAAAAGGGGTGCCAAAATGATTATCGAAACCGATGACGATAATTTTCCACGCGAAAAATTTTGGAATAGCCGTCAGCCCAATCATACAGTTTCAGCCCTTCAAAATGAAGATTGGGTAAATGTATACAAGTATTTTAGTAGCGGTTATATTTGGCCTCGCGGCTATCCATTAGAACAAATACAAAAGGAAGTTCCATTGTTGATTGATAACCCTCCAAAAGAAGTGTATTGTCCTATTCAACAAGGCTTAGCCGATGAGAATCCGGATATTGATGCAGTTTTCCGACTTACGCAACCACTTCCACATAGTTTTGATATTAATGCAAAAGTTGCATTAGGGGATAAAACCTGGTGTCCCTTTAACAGTCAAAACACCACCTTTTATTCCGATGCTTTTCCTTTGCTCTATTTACCCTCTCATTGTAGTTTTCGGATGACTGATATTTGGCGCAGCTTTGTGGCGCAACGCATTTGTTGGGAAAATGAGTGGTTTGTATTATTTGATGAAGCAACGGTTTGGCAAGAGCGAAACACACATAATTTGATGCGTGATTTTGAAGATGAGATTCCGGGCTATCTCAACAATTCAAAAATTTGCAAAACCCTTGGTGATCTGAAGTTAAGGAAAGGAAAAGAACATATTTTCGAAAATTTGGTTTCCTGTTACCAGTCCTTAATCGATATTAATGTTGTAGGCGCAGCCGAAATGCCATTGCTTCAGGCGTGGATTGAGGATTTAACGAAGTTGAGCTGA
- a CDS encoding bifunctional 3-deoxy-7-phosphoheptulonate synthase/chorismate mutase type II → MTQTTLALKSDWLAAQKKPVLVCGPCSAESAEQVLETAKGIAAFFPKAIFRAGIWKPRTRPNSFEGVGSTGLSWLKQVKEVTGLPTATEVANAQHVEECLKAGIDMLWIGARTTVNPFYVQEIADALKGVDIPVFVKNPIHPDLQLWMGALERLNSSGIDRLVAVHRGFHTYDTTPFRNAPKWDMVIELKSIFPDLPIICDCSHICGNTTMIPYVAQKAMDLDLNGLMIETHINPSVALSDAKQQVTPFQLFELIQALHIRESFSENEEFKNQLTILRDKINHADDEVLQLMAQRMNMVGQIASYKRDNKVTILQVDRWKEILKNQMQNGETLGLSGEFVKQLYLLVHDESIRIQAEIMNVEAEIGKSKSEILK, encoded by the coding sequence ATGACACAAACAACATTGGCGCTGAAATCAGATTGGTTGGCAGCGCAAAAAAAACCGGTATTGGTATGCGGACCTTGCAGCGCCGAATCGGCCGAGCAGGTGCTGGAGACAGCAAAAGGAATCGCAGCCTTTTTTCCGAAGGCTATCTTTCGTGCAGGAATTTGGAAACCGCGCACCCGGCCTAACTCCTTTGAAGGTGTTGGAAGCACTGGTCTGAGTTGGCTCAAACAAGTAAAAGAAGTTACAGGTCTGCCTACCGCCACAGAAGTTGCCAATGCACAACATGTAGAAGAGTGCTTAAAAGCCGGCATTGATATGTTGTGGATTGGAGCGCGTACAACGGTAAATCCATTTTATGTACAGGAAATTGCCGACGCTTTAAAGGGTGTGGACATTCCTGTTTTTGTGAAAAATCCTATTCATCCGGATTTACAATTGTGGATGGGTGCTTTGGAGCGGTTAAACAGTTCAGGAATTGACCGATTGGTTGCAGTTCACCGCGGCTTTCACACTTATGATACTACACCCTTCCGCAATGCCCCAAAATGGGATATGGTGATTGAATTAAAATCTATTTTCCCGGATTTACCTATAATTTGCGATTGCAGTCACATTTGTGGAAATACCACTATGATACCTTATGTGGCTCAAAAGGCAATGGATTTGGATTTGAATGGTTTGATGATTGAAACGCATATTAATCCGAGTGTGGCGCTAAGTGATGCAAAGCAGCAGGTAACTCCTTTTCAATTGTTTGAGTTAATTCAAGCCTTGCATATACGCGAATCCTTTTCTGAAAATGAAGAGTTTAAAAATCAGTTAACTATACTACGCGATAAAATTAATCATGCGGATGATGAAGTGTTGCAATTGATGGCACAACGCATGAACATGGTGGGACAGATTGCGAGCTACAAGCGCGATAACAAAGTTACGATACTGCAAGTGGACCGTTGGAAAGAGATTTTAAAAAATCAAATGCAAAATGGCGAAACACTTGGACTTAGCGGGGAATTTGTAAAACAATTGTATTTGTTGGTGCACGACGAAAGTATTCGCATTCAGGCAGAAATTATGAATGTAGAAGCCGAAATTGGAAAATCGAAAAGTGAAATTTTGAAATAG
- a CDS encoding MBOAT family protein, with product MVFSSVIFLLYFLPAFLLVYFITPAKLKNLVILLGSIGFYAWGAPLFIFAILGTTTADFFLVKIMHNAQTEKRRRLFLVLSLCLNLGMLFYFKYCNFFVANFNLILHSVGIHEVRWTNVLLPIGISFYTFESLTYAIDVYRRVHKPLNNFWNYQMYIILFPKLIAGPIVRYHEISDQISDRSANYNIDNMLTGFYRFCIGLGKKVFIANVMAAKADAIFNADVTTLTAGTAWLGALAYTFQIYFDFSGYSDMAIGLGKIMGFKFPENFNNPYTSQSITEFWRRWHMTLGNWMRNYLYIPLGGSKVDSKSRLYFNLWFVFLASGFWHGAAWTFIIWGIYHGIWLVLERAFLLKFYAKIGKIPATLICFIVVVIGWIFFRANSFSFAVAMIKKLVDFNFFVDGALLDNQFLFFGALAILFSFLTSFKWGEKIQQAIYYSYYGIKGNIVMTAAAVIVFMLSVAAITSSNFNPFIYFRF from the coding sequence ATGGTATTTAGCAGTGTTATCTTCCTTCTTTATTTTTTGCCGGCATTTTTACTGGTGTATTTTATTACTCCAGCAAAACTGAAAAATCTTGTCATTCTCTTGGGGAGTATTGGCTTTTATGCATGGGGAGCTCCCCTCTTTATTTTTGCCATTTTAGGTACCACAACCGCCGATTTTTTTCTGGTAAAAATCATGCACAATGCTCAAACAGAAAAACGCAGACGTCTGTTTTTGGTATTGTCGCTTTGCCTGAACTTGGGCATGTTGTTTTATTTCAAATATTGTAACTTTTTTGTAGCCAATTTTAACCTAATACTACACTCGGTTGGGATTCATGAAGTGCGGTGGACGAATGTTTTATTACCTATTGGAATTTCCTTTTACACCTTCGAAAGTTTAACCTATGCCATTGATGTTTACCGAAGAGTGCACAAGCCGCTCAATAATTTTTGGAATTACCAAATGTACATTATTTTATTTCCAAAACTGATTGCCGGACCTATTGTGCGTTACCATGAAATTTCAGATCAAATAAGCGATCGTTCCGCCAATTACAATATCGATAACATGCTCACCGGTTTTTATCGCTTTTGTATCGGACTGGGTAAAAAAGTTTTTATTGCCAATGTTATGGCTGCAAAAGCCGATGCTATTTTTAATGCCGATGTCACCACGCTTACTGCCGGAACTGCATGGTTAGGAGCACTTGCCTATACCTTTCAAATATATTTCGATTTCTCGGGATATTCCGATATGGCAATAGGCTTGGGCAAAATTATGGGCTTTAAATTCCCCGAAAATTTTAACAATCCGTATACCTCACAAAGCATTACAGAATTTTGGCGCAGGTGGCACATGACACTTGGTAACTGGATGCGCAACTACCTTTACATACCACTAGGTGGAAGCAAGGTAGATTCCAAAAGTCGTTTGTACTTTAATTTATGGTTTGTGTTTTTAGCCTCCGGTTTTTGGCATGGTGCTGCTTGGACCTTTATAATTTGGGGCATTTATCATGGAATATGGCTGGTGTTGGAGCGTGCCTTTTTGTTAAAGTTTTATGCTAAAATCGGTAAAATTCCTGCTACTCTAATTTGCTTTATTGTAGTTGTTATTGGTTGGATATTTTTTAGAGCAAACTCCTTTAGTTTTGCGGTGGCGATGATAAAAAAATTAGTTGATTTTAACTTCTTTGTTGATGGTGCTTTACTCGATAATCAATTTTTATTTTTTGGTGCTTTGGCCATTTTGTTTTCATTCCTTACCAGTTTTAAATGGGGTGAAAAAATCCAGCAAGCCATCTACTATTCCTATTATGGAATTAAAGGAAACATAGTCATGACTGCTGCTGCCGTTATTGTATTTATGCTATCTGTGGCAGCCATTACTTCGAGTAATTTTAATCCCTTTATTTATTTCAGATTTTAA
- a CDS encoding ABC transporter ATP-binding protein gives MQPIIQVSALNKSYKDFKAVNELNLTVYKGDVYGFLGPNGAGKSTTIRMLLTLIYPSSGEIKIFDKALNQHRNEILSRLGAIVEKPDFYGYLTAFKNLELLGKIAGKSISSQRIMEVLELVGLKERYNSKVKTYSQGMKQRLGFAQAILHDPELIILDEPTNGLDPQGMKDMRDLILHLSHDLNKTVFISSHILNEVELMANRMVILNKGKAVVEGNVQELLNSGEMSVTFEFDNQALASASIAATKWEQKLISSTERSLVFSLFSNQIPELNAFFVAHQIAVQSIVPLRSLENYFLSLTD, from the coding sequence ATGCAACCCATAATTCAAGTTTCCGCACTCAACAAAAGTTACAAGGATTTTAAAGCGGTAAATGAACTTAATTTAACAGTTTATAAAGGGGATGTGTATGGCTTTTTAGGACCTAATGGTGCCGGCAAAAGTACAACCATTAGAATGTTGCTTACTTTAATTTATCCCAGCTCAGGCGAAATTAAAATATTTGATAAAGCATTAAATCAACACCGAAATGAAATCTTATCACGCTTAGGTGCAATTGTTGAAAAGCCTGACTTTTATGGCTATTTAACTGCATTTAAAAATTTGGAATTACTTGGAAAAATTGCAGGAAAGTCCATTTCTTCACAACGCATAATGGAGGTTTTGGAATTAGTTGGTTTAAAAGAGCGATACAACAGTAAAGTAAAAACCTATTCTCAGGGAATGAAGCAGCGACTAGGATTTGCTCAAGCTATACTGCACGATCCCGAGTTAATTATTTTAGACGAACCCACCAACGGTCTCGACCCGCAAGGCATGAAAGACATGCGCGATTTAATTTTGCATCTGAGTCATGATTTAAATAAAACGGTTTTTATTTCTTCTCATATCCTAAACGAAGTGGAATTAATGGCCAACAGAATGGTTATACTAAATAAGGGAAAGGCTGTGGTGGAAGGCAATGTCCAAGAATTACTCAACAGCGGTGAAATGAGTGTAACCTTCGAATTTGACAATCAAGCGCTGGCAAGTGCAAGTATTGCAGCGACTAAATGGGAACAAAAATTAATCTCATCCACCGAACGCTCCTTGGTTTTTTCCTTGTTTTCCAATCAAATACCGGAATTGAATGCGTTTTTTGTAGCGCATCAAATTGCCGTGCAATCTATTGTACCCTTGCGCTCACTCGAAAATTATTTTTTATCGTTAACCGATTAA
- a CDS encoding MBOAT family protein, with the protein MVFSSVIFLLYFLPLFFIFYYSIPARFRNFFILLSSIFFYSWGAPKFIFVIIGTTVLDFFLVRKMYYASKKWQQKLFLVLSLSMNLGLLFYFKYCNFFVQNINEMLYSFGFVELEWTQLLLPIGISFYTFETVTYVVDVYRRVHAPLKNFWDYQLYIILFPKLIAGPIIRFHEIADQITDRSKNDTIQFKLNGFIRFVLGLSKKVLIANVMGAYADNLLNGSLNDLSTLSAWLGILAYTFQIYFDFSGYSDMALGLGMMMGFVFPENFNNPYTAQSITDFWRRWHITLGAWMRNYLYIPLGGNKVSKRRLYLNLWLVFLASGFWHGASWNFIIWGAYHGLFLILERGFLLEWYKKIHPLIKTVLTFIIVMIGWVFFRLEHFDDAIFFIEKLFSFKGTQVNLTLLSPETISIFVIGTLFAFFTSFNKGLQIQEWLYSKTHTFRAHLVLSLVAICLFTLSIASITGTGFNPFIYFRF; encoded by the coding sequence ATGGTATTCAGCTCTGTTATTTTTTTACTTTATTTTTTACCGCTCTTTTTCATTTTCTATTATAGTATTCCTGCACGTTTCCGTAATTTTTTCATTCTGCTTTCAAGTATATTTTTTTACAGTTGGGGAGCACCCAAATTTATTTTTGTCATCATCGGCACCACGGTTTTGGATTTCTTCCTAGTTCGGAAGATGTATTACGCATCCAAAAAATGGCAGCAAAAACTCTTTCTCGTACTCTCTCTGAGCATGAATTTGGGCTTGCTTTTCTACTTTAAATATTGCAATTTTTTTGTTCAAAACATTAATGAAATGCTTTATTCTTTCGGCTTTGTGGAGTTGGAATGGACACAACTTCTCCTGCCCATTGGAATATCATTTTACACCTTCGAAACTGTAACATACGTGGTGGATGTGTACAGAAGGGTGCATGCTCCATTGAAAAATTTTTGGGATTATCAATTGTATATTATTCTGTTCCCTAAATTAATTGCCGGACCAATTATTCGTTTCCACGAAATTGCAGATCAAATAACCGATCGCTCTAAAAACGATACCATTCAATTTAAATTAAACGGATTTATACGCTTTGTGCTCGGTCTTTCTAAAAAAGTGTTGATTGCAAATGTAATGGGAGCGTATGCCGATAATTTATTAAACGGAAGTTTGAACGATCTTTCTACCCTTTCAGCCTGGCTAGGAATTTTAGCTTATACTTTCCAAATATATTTCGACTTTTCCGGCTATTCCGATATGGCACTTGGCTTGGGAATGATGATGGGCTTTGTGTTTCCCGAAAATTTCAATAATCCCTATACAGCGCAAAGTATAACCGATTTTTGGCGACGTTGGCACATCACCCTTGGTGCATGGATGCGCAATTACCTTTACATTCCATTAGGCGGAAATAAAGTTTCAAAAAGGCGCTTATATCTCAACCTTTGGCTAGTGTTTTTAGCTTCCGGATTTTGGCATGGCGCTTCGTGGAATTTTATTATTTGGGGAGCCTATCATGGTTTATTCCTCATTCTAGAACGTGGCTTTTTACTTGAGTGGTACAAGAAAATTCATCCACTCATTAAAACAGTCCTAACCTTTATTATAGTTATGATTGGATGGGTATTTTTTAGGTTGGAACATTTTGACGATGCTATTTTTTTTATTGAAAAACTATTTTCATTTAAAGGTACCCAAGTAAATTTAACGCTTCTCAGCCCCGAAACGATTAGCATTTTTGTGATAGGAACGCTATTTGCATTTTTCACATCCTTCAACAAAGGGCTGCAAATTCAAGAATGGTTGTATTCTAAAACGCATACGTTTAGAGCTCACCTTGTATTAAGCTTAGTTGCAATTTGCCTATTCACGCTCAGTATTGCCTCCATCACGGGCACCGGTTTTAATCCATTTATTTATTTTAGATTTTAA
- a CDS encoding gamma carbonic anhydrase family protein, whose amino-acid sequence MALIKPVKGVHPSFGADCYLAENATVVGDVVMGDNCSVWFNAVVRGDVNSIRMGNKVNVQDGAVIHCTYLKTTTEIGNNVSIGHNAIVHGCKVHDNVLIGMGAIVMDNCEIQSNSIIAAGAVLLENTIVEAGSIYAGVPAKKVKDISQELINGEINRIANNYIMYSGWFKE is encoded by the coding sequence ATGGCATTAATTAAACCCGTTAAGGGAGTACATCCAAGTTTTGGAGCCGATTGTTACCTAGCCGAAAATGCAACTGTGGTGGGCGATGTGGTAATGGGCGACAATTGCAGTGTGTGGTTTAATGCTGTGGTGCGTGGTGACGTTAATTCCATACGAATGGGGAATAAAGTAAATGTGCAGGATGGTGCAGTAATTCATTGCACCTATTTGAAAACAACAACCGAAATCGGGAACAACGTATCTATTGGACATAATGCGATTGTGCATGGATGTAAGGTGCACGATAATGTGTTAATAGGGATGGGCGCAATTGTAATGGACAACTGCGAAATTCAATCAAATTCGATTATTGCAGCAGGTGCAGTATTGCTCGAAAACACAATAGTGGAAGCCGGAAGTATTTATGCCGGTGTTCCGGCTAAAAAAGTCAAGGATATTTCTCAAGAATTAATTAATGGCGAAATCAATCGTATTGCCAATAATTATATCATGTATTCGGGTTGGTTTAAAGAATAA
- a CDS encoding acyl-CoA desaturase yields the protein MAKVTFNNKYSPFFDTLKAKVDEYFIANNIKQVGNYKLFTKAAILVSTAVILYTLLVFFTPPVWISVVLCCLMGFNLAAIGFNVMHDGAHGSFSKRKWVNEVMAYSLNLMGGSSYLWKIKHNVIHHTYTNIDGMDDDIDIKPWMRVNTDQPKWKIHRFQHIYGIFLYGLSYFMWVYFLDFKKYFTRKIADNKMRKMEAKEHFIFWFSKLVYTGLFIVLPIFKVGLVETLVGYSIIVLVTGIVISVVFQLAHVVEDLSFPKPNPETNKIENEWAVHQIETTANFATKSKLVCWYVGGLNFQVEHHLFPKISHVHYPQINKFVRETCEQFNLNYLEFPTMFGAFRSHLSHLKQIGVAA from the coding sequence ATGGCAAAAGTTACCTTTAACAATAAGTATAGCCCCTTTTTTGATACGCTGAAGGCAAAAGTAGATGAGTATTTCATCGCCAACAACATTAAGCAAGTTGGAAATTACAAGTTGTTTACAAAAGCAGCAATTTTGGTTTCCACAGCAGTTATTTTATATACCCTGCTCGTATTTTTTACACCACCTGTTTGGATTTCTGTGGTACTTTGCTGTTTAATGGGATTCAATTTAGCGGCTATCGGATTTAATGTAATGCACGATGGAGCGCATGGTAGCTTTAGCAAACGCAAATGGGTGAACGAGGTAATGGCCTATTCCTTAAATTTAATGGGAGGCAGCTCTTATCTCTGGAAAATCAAGCACAACGTTATTCACCATACCTATACCAATATTGATGGTATGGATGATGATATTGACATTAAGCCTTGGATGCGTGTGAACACAGATCAACCAAAATGGAAAATTCACCGTTTTCAACATATTTATGGAATTTTCCTCTACGGACTTTCCTATTTTATGTGGGTTTATTTTTTAGATTTTAAGAAATATTTTACCCGAAAAATCGCGGACAATAAAATGCGTAAAATGGAAGCCAAAGAGCATTTTATTTTTTGGTTCAGCAAACTTGTTTATACCGGACTGTTTATTGTGCTGCCTATTTTTAAAGTTGGCTTGGTTGAGACTTTGGTAGGATATAGCATTATTGTTTTAGTTACCGGAATAGTAATTTCAGTAGTGTTTCAATTGGCGCATGTGGTGGAAGACCTTAGCTTTCCAAAACCGAATCCCGAAACCAATAAAATAGAAAATGAATGGGCGGTGCATCAAATCGAAACAACCGCCAATTTTGCAACCAAAAGTAAATTGGTATGCTGGTATGTAGGCGGACTTAATTTTCAAGTGGAGCACCATTTATTCCCTAAAATTAGTCATGTGCACTATCCTCAAATCAATAAATTTGTGCGCGAAACCTGTGAACAATTTAATTTAAATTACCTCGAATTCCCTACCATGTTCGGGGCATTTCGCTCACACTTATCGCACTTAAAGCAAATTGGTGTTGCAGCATAA